In Geminicoccaceae bacterium, a single window of DNA contains:
- a CDS encoding DUF983 domain-containing protein produces the protein MSVSPISAGLGCRCPNCGKGPLFDGFLTVRKKCEHCGVDLAGQDSGDGPVAFIILIVGFVVVGAALVVEVKYGWPVWLHMVVWLPLALVGCLGLMRPAKSLLIAMQFRHLRHSFEGERPDRT, from the coding sequence ATGTCAGTATCTCCCATTTCGGCCGGCTTGGGGTGCAGATGTCCAAACTGCGGGAAAGGCCCGCTTTTTGACGGCTTCCTTACCGTTCGAAAGAAATGCGAGCATTGTGGAGTTGATCTCGCGGGTCAGGACAGTGGGGACGGTCCCGTAGCGTTTATCATTCTCATCGTCGGTTTCGTCGTTGTAGGCGCTGCACTTGTTGTTGAGGTGAAATACGGTTGGCCGGTGTGGTTACACATGGTTGTGTGGCTGCCGCTGGCCCTGGTTGGTTGCCTCGGACTGATGCGTCCGGCGAAGTCCCTGCTGATCGCGATGCAGTTCCGCCATCTGCGGCACAGCTTTGAGGGGGAGCGTCCGGACAGGACGTGA
- a CDS encoding SURF1 family protein, with protein sequence MSPFRPGMAATVAAIISLCILLALGTWQIRRLHWKEALIADIANGLSLPATDLSEVLHSTYRHVTASGEILAEPRFFLGSATRSSELGTSLEQVFVDSSGRQWLLERGWIPDPAMESGRRGAFDIGGTVQIEAVTRPLKATGVFTPSADYVQGRIYGEDVSDLDRRFGLELQPMALVLQSVAPASGGANLQPVPVDVDPHLPNNHLGYVITWYGLALALIGVYIAFGWSRGREESE encoded by the coding sequence ATGAGCCCCTTCAGACCGGGTATGGCCGCCACCGTTGCGGCCATCATTTCGTTATGTATCCTTCTGGCTCTGGGGACATGGCAGATCCGGCGCCTCCATTGGAAGGAGGCGTTGATCGCGGACATCGCCAATGGTCTTTCGTTACCCGCCACGGACCTGTCCGAAGTGCTCCATTCCACCTACAGGCATGTAACTGCGAGTGGAGAAATTCTCGCCGAACCGCGGTTCTTCCTTGGCAGCGCCACCCGATCCAGTGAACTGGGTACATCACTGGAGCAGGTCTTTGTCGATTCGAGCGGACGCCAGTGGCTGCTTGAGCGTGGATGGATCCCGGATCCGGCGATGGAGTCGGGCAGGAGAGGGGCCTTCGACATTGGCGGCACCGTGCAGATCGAAGCGGTGACCCGACCCCTGAAGGCGACCGGTGTTTTCACACCATCGGCCGATTATGTGCAAGGCCGGATCTATGGCGAGGATGTGTCCGATCTCGACCGGCGTTTCGGTCTTGAGCTGCAACCAATGGCACTGGTCCTGCAATCCGTGGCACCCGCCTCGGGTGGTGCGAACCTGCAGCCGGTGCCCGTCGATGTCGATCCGCATCTGCCGAACAACCATCTGGGCTATGTCATTACATGGTACGGGCTGGCCCTGGCTCTCATCGGGGTCTACATCGCCTTCGGATGGAGCCGGGGCCGGGAGGAGAGCGAATGA
- a CDS encoding COX15/CtaA family protein, which produces MTFQRALAALTLGLVYVLIILGGWIRANNAGLSCPDWPTCYGHWVLTPGQFDALGDVGYSYYQMMLEWTHRFIAGVVVGPSILVLTVLAWRRRGMDPAGFRIAVAIMAVLLVQASLGGITVLDQNSPWSVALHLGTALLLLSLMVLVVQRLGRSSMEEASGALRIFAFTLWLLAIGTMVTAAMTAKSGASLACYEWPSCDGSYFPSLDDPLVRIHYIHRTLAALTGIGVFLMLLWTRHAGMQHLSGRVLAACVVVIVQVALGATVILLEVPRWSQSAHQATGVLLFVFLSSILWQTLRSGQEVEHSHAGLSSAQGAI; this is translated from the coding sequence ATGACCTTTCAACGTGCACTGGCCGCCCTGACGCTCGGTCTGGTCTATGTGCTCATCATCCTCGGCGGCTGGATACGGGCGAACAACGCGGGGCTGTCCTGTCCCGACTGGCCGACCTGCTATGGGCATTGGGTGTTGACACCGGGGCAGTTCGATGCGCTGGGCGATGTCGGCTACAGCTACTATCAGATGATGCTTGAGTGGACGCACCGTTTCATCGCGGGCGTTGTGGTGGGGCCGTCCATTCTGGTGTTGACCGTCCTTGCCTGGCGTCGTCGCGGCATGGATCCCGCGGGTTTCAGGATTGCAGTCGCGATTATGGCCGTGCTTTTGGTGCAGGCATCGCTTGGCGGGATCACTGTGCTCGATCAGAACAGCCCGTGGTCGGTGGCATTGCACCTCGGAACGGCTCTGCTGCTGCTCTCCTTGATGGTGCTTGTCGTCCAGCGGCTGGGACGGTCTTCAATGGAGGAGGCATCGGGCGCGCTGCGGATCTTTGCTTTCACGTTGTGGCTGCTGGCGATCGGGACGATGGTCACCGCAGCCATGACGGCCAAATCCGGTGCATCGCTGGCCTGTTACGAATGGCCATCCTGCGATGGAAGCTATTTCCCTTCACTGGATGATCCCCTGGTCCGCATCCATTACATTCATCGTACACTGGCGGCGCTGACGGGGATCGGCGTATTCCTCATGCTGCTCTGGACACGTCATGCCGGTATGCAGCACCTTTCCGGCAGGGTTCTCGCGGCTTGTGTCGTGGTCATCGTGCAGGTGGCGCTCGGTGCCACGGTGATCCTACTTGAAGTTCCGCGCTGGTCGCAGTCGGCGCATCAGGCCACCGGGGTACTGCTTTTTGTATTTCTCTCCAGCATACTCTGGCAGACGTTGCGCAGCGGACAGGAAGTGGAGCATTCCCATGCAGGCTTATCCAGCGCTCAGGGAGCGATTTAG
- a CDS encoding carboxypeptidase M32 — MQAYPALRERFRRISGLSGASAILGWDQSVMMPKGASAVRGEQLAVLSGMIHELVAAAETGDLIERAREEELDGWEAANLREIERSFRRATALDGRLVEAITRATSACEMTWRTARADNDFASLAPRLEEVLALTRESAQRYGEVLDLKPYDACLENFQPGLKRGEIESLFAPLEEQLPEMIDAALARQGKPQRPTGPFVLDKQRQLARSLMEQIGFDFDHGRLDESAHPFCGGVPGDHRLTTRYREDELTSALMGVLHETGHALYEAGLPAEWVSQPVGEARGMAAHESQSLLMEMQACRSPQFVGYLSGRLIETFGDQAAFATGNLTQLYTHVERGLIRVDADELTYPLHIILRFRLERALMEGDLAVADLPGAWNDGMEELLQRRPDTDREGLMQDIHWPIGAIGYFPSYTVGAILAAQLFAAARRAMPQMPDEIGRGDFSGLLSWLREHVHGKASRLELSALVEEATGRPLGTEDFLAHLRQRYLT; from the coding sequence ATGCAGGCTTATCCAGCGCTCAGGGAGCGATTTAGGCGTATTTCCGGCCTCAGTGGAGCTTCCGCGATTCTCGGCTGGGATCAATCGGTGATGATGCCGAAAGGAGCCAGTGCTGTCCGCGGGGAGCAACTGGCAGTGCTCAGCGGCATGATTCACGAATTGGTCGCGGCGGCCGAAACCGGCGATCTCATCGAACGGGCACGCGAGGAGGAACTTGACGGTTGGGAGGCTGCCAACCTGCGGGAGATCGAACGCAGTTTTCGTCGGGCGACGGCGCTTGATGGTCGGCTGGTGGAGGCGATCACCCGGGCCACCAGCGCTTGTGAAATGACCTGGCGCACAGCGCGTGCCGACAATGACTTTGCGTCGCTGGCACCCCGGCTGGAGGAGGTTCTTGCGCTCACCCGGGAGTCTGCCCAGCGTTATGGTGAAGTTCTCGATCTGAAGCCCTATGACGCCTGTCTCGAAAATTTCCAGCCCGGGCTGAAACGCGGTGAGATCGAGTCGCTGTTCGCGCCACTGGAAGAACAACTTCCGGAAATGATCGACGCAGCCCTGGCGCGTCAGGGAAAGCCGCAAAGACCCACGGGGCCGTTTGTCCTCGACAAGCAGCGCCAGCTTGCCCGTTCGCTCATGGAGCAGATCGGTTTCGACTTCGATCATGGCCGCCTGGATGAAAGCGCCCATCCCTTCTGCGGTGGCGTGCCCGGCGATCACCGGCTCACGACGCGTTATCGCGAGGATGAACTGACGTCAGCGCTCATGGGCGTGCTGCATGAAACCGGGCATGCGCTCTACGAGGCCGGTCTGCCGGCGGAATGGGTCAGCCAGCCGGTGGGCGAGGCTCGCGGCATGGCGGCTCATGAAAGCCAGTCGCTGCTGATGGAGATGCAGGCCTGTCGTTCGCCGCAATTCGTCGGCTATCTCTCCGGTCGCCTGATCGAGACCTTCGGCGATCAGGCAGCCTTTGCCACCGGCAATCTCACACAACTTTATACCCATGTGGAGCGTGGGCTCATCCGTGTGGATGCCGATGAACTCACCTATCCCCTTCACATCATCCTGCGCTTCCGGCTGGAACGGGCTTTGATGGAAGGTGATCTCGCCGTGGCCGACCTCCCCGGAGCATGGAATGACGGCATGGAGGAATTGCTGCAACGCCGCCCCGACACCGATCGCGAAGGTCTGATGCAGGACATCCACTGGCCGATCGGAGCGATCGGCTATTTTCCCAGCTATACCGTCGGCGCCATTCTTGCAGCCCAGCTTTTCGCGGCGGCGCGGCGAGCCATGCCGCAGATGCCGGATGAAATAGGCCGGGGCGATTTCTCCGGCCTCCTGAGCTGGTTGCGCGAGCATGTGCACGGCAAGGCGTCGCGGCTGGAGCTGTCGGCACTGGTCGAGGAAGCGACCGGCAGACCCTTGGGAACGGAGGATTTTCTTGCGCATCTTCGGCAGCGCTACCTGACGTAG
- a CDS encoding DsbA family protein: MSALPRSGMVARMELLYFANPMCSWCWGFSPVIQTLRSRHSGRFRLTVATGPLGRSTGEPMRDKDKQAVRKHWQHVIELTGQPFDVSFFDRDGFVYDTAPACRALALMRASYPALAPVFLHRLQERFYAFNDDITDPDRLSAIAGDFGQDVAEFRERLDDPALADAVHREWQQTVSMGVTGYPMLLAMNDGRAHALAVGCQTIEHVEHELATFSKTL; the protein is encoded by the coding sequence TTGAGTGCCCTGCCCCGATCGGGCATGGTCGCACGCATGGAACTGTTGTACTTTGCCAACCCGATGTGTTCATGGTGCTGGGGTTTTTCGCCGGTCATCCAGACCCTGCGATCCCGTCATTCGGGTCGTTTCAGGCTGACCGTCGCCACGGGACCGCTGGGCCGGTCCACGGGCGAACCCATGCGCGACAAGGACAAGCAGGCCGTTCGCAAGCACTGGCAGCATGTCATCGAGCTGACAGGCCAGCCTTTCGACGTCTCGTTCTTCGATCGCGATGGCTTCGTCTACGATACCGCTCCCGCATGCCGGGCACTCGCGTTGATGCGCGCCTCCTACCCCGCCCTCGCACCGGTGTTCCTGCATCGCCTGCAGGAACGCTTCTACGCCTTTAACGACGACATCACCGATCCCGACCGCCTCTCGGCCATCGCCGGTGACTTCGGACAGGATGTCGCCGAATTCCGGGAGCGCCTCGACGATCCGGCATTGGCCGATGCCGTGCACCGCGAATGGCAACAGACGGTTTCCATGGGGGTTACCGGCTACCCGATGCTGCTGGCCATGAATGACGGCAGGGCGCATGCGCTGGCCGTCGGCTGCCAGACCATCGAACATGTCGAACACGAATTGGCGACATTCTCGAAAACATTATGA
- a CDS encoding VanZ family protein: MGVKKATIGFVLLTLMALALCVLTAIVFLTMKRWDIGEPAYLVNPGFSMAIDDLLFAEPMPEGWDRIGKVGRIVFRGDRVIIDNDHPNATAGIEQTIRLPDGQRSFELGAVIELALGVGGDKPWERARVELVGLRVDGKADYGRPHKLFDTVGTRPAFPYRQVIEIAPDITEARLSIRMAKTTGRMTLSHLQLRPAVERAEFAQMSLIVRGGWFALLVIAGGWFIAAAAHKPAAVAAVTIVAIGGAFALMPYALKEPFMDMISAFTPHNDMAERDWTDRSLHMVAFMMIGFLVRLARRRDPVRKLAIPLIAVAAMVELIQSITTGIGTDDIFDAATNAAGVILGLGVGQDYVKRHYRRRRSRRHRHHRERRHRHDEDHDNSDHHRLDTVPGMSRDA; encoded by the coding sequence ATGGGCGTGAAGAAGGCAACCATCGGCTTCGTCCTGCTCACCCTCATGGCACTGGCTCTCTGCGTCCTCACGGCCATCGTGTTTTTGACCATGAAACGCTGGGACATCGGCGAACCGGCCTATCTGGTCAATCCCGGTTTTTCGATGGCCATCGACGACCTCCTTTTCGCCGAACCGATGCCGGAGGGCTGGGATCGCATCGGCAAGGTCGGCAGGATCGTCTTCCGCGGCGACCGGGTCATCATCGACAACGACCATCCCAATGCCACGGCCGGCATCGAACAGACGATCAGGCTGCCCGATGGCCAGCGGTCGTTCGAACTCGGCGCGGTGATCGAACTGGCGCTGGGCGTGGGCGGCGACAAGCCCTGGGAACGGGCCCGGGTCGAACTTGTCGGCCTGCGCGTCGACGGCAAGGCCGACTATGGCCGGCCGCACAAGCTGTTCGACACGGTCGGTACGCGACCGGCCTTCCCCTACCGGCAGGTCATCGAGATCGCCCCCGATATCACCGAGGCCAGGCTGTCGATTCGCATGGCCAAGACGACCGGCCGGATGACCCTGTCTCACCTCCAATTGCGTCCGGCCGTCGAACGTGCCGAATTCGCGCAGATGTCGCTCATCGTTCGCGGGGGCTGGTTTGCGTTGCTGGTCATCGCCGGCGGCTGGTTCATTGCCGCGGCCGCACACAAACCGGCAGCAGTGGCAGCCGTGACCATCGTTGCCATTGGCGGCGCCTTCGCACTCATGCCCTACGCGCTCAAGGAGCCGTTCATGGACATGATCTCGGCCTTCACCCCGCACAACGACATGGCGGAGCGCGATTGGACCGACCGATCCCTGCACATGGTGGCTTTCATGATGATCGGATTCCTGGTGCGGCTGGCGCGGCGCCGTGATCCCGTCCGCAAGCTCGCCATCCCGCTCATCGCAGTCGCCGCGATGGTCGAGCTGATTCAGTCCATTACCACCGGCATCGGTACGGACGACATCTTCGATGCGGCCACCAACGCGGCGGGTGTCATCCTGGGACTGGGTGTCGGTCAGGACTACGTCAAGAGACACTATCGGCGTCGGCGCTCCCGAAGGCACAGGCATCATCGCGAACGCAGACATCGCCATGACGAAGATCATGACAACAGCGATCATCATCGCCTCGACACCGTTCCCGGGATGAGCAGGGACGCGTGA
- a CDS encoding MoxR family ATPase yields the protein MTTPLPSSIDDTVELLRQADYVPDRPLSTATFLALKLGRPLFLEGEAGVGKTEIAKVLASSLGRKLVRLQCYEGLDVASAVYEWNYQRQMMEIRLAEVAGDTSREGLAQDIFDERFLVRRPLLQALEENAGGPPVLLIDELDRTDEPFEAYLLEVLSDFQITIPEIGTIRAAEPPIVIITSNRTREIHDALKRRCFYHWVDYPGVERELEIIRVKLPGVEERLARKIVEFVHSVRQRDLFKLPGVAETLDWTRALTTLDVLEITPDVVSDTLGTLLKYQDDIARIQGSEAAKILGEINMKIGAAAK from the coding sequence ATGACCACGCCATTGCCCAGTTCGATCGATGATACTGTGGAACTCCTGCGACAGGCGGACTATGTCCCCGATCGTCCATTGTCGACCGCCACCTTTCTCGCCCTCAAGCTTGGCCGGCCGCTTTTCCTTGAAGGGGAAGCCGGCGTGGGCAAGACCGAAATCGCCAAGGTGCTGGCCAGCAGTCTTGGACGCAAACTGGTCCGCCTTCAGTGCTACGAGGGGCTCGATGTTGCCTCGGCGGTTTATGAATGGAACTACCAGCGGCAGATGATGGAGATTCGTCTGGCCGAGGTAGCCGGCGATACCAGCCGCGAAGGTCTCGCTCAGGATATTTTCGACGAGCGCTTCCTTGTGCGGCGTCCGCTTCTGCAGGCCCTTGAGGAAAATGCGGGTGGTCCACCAGTGCTGCTCATCGACGAGCTCGATCGAACCGACGAGCCGTTCGAGGCCTACCTTCTTGAGGTACTCTCGGATTTCCAGATCACCATTCCCGAAATCGGCACGATCAGGGCGGCCGAACCGCCGATCGTCATCATCACCAGCAATCGCACGCGCGAGATTCATGATGCGCTCAAGCGCCGCTGTTTTTATCACTGGGTCGACTATCCCGGTGTTGAGCGTGAACTGGAAATTATTCGGGTAAAACTGCCTGGTGTGGAAGAACGCCTGGCGCGGAAGATCGTCGAATTTGTTCACAGTGTCCGTCAGCGCGACCTGTTCAAGTTGCCCGGTGTTGCCGAAACGCTCGACTGGACACGCGCGCTCACGACGCTCGACGTTCTTGAGATTACCCCCGATGTTGTTAGTGATACACTTGGAACCCTTCTCAAGTATCAGGACGATATCGCCCGCATCCAGGGTAGTGAAGCGGCCAAGATCCTTGGCGAGATCAACATGAAGATCGGAGCTGCAGCGAAGTGA
- a CDS encoding VWA domain-containing protein, translated as MHFARTLRTAGLPVGPGRVLAALRAVEAAGVSSRQDLYWTLFAVFVNRQDQRELFDQCFHVYWRDPKLLERMMHMLLPTLQPEQQQQTEDINRRVAEALAPEKTPGQGESPEDEEDPHIELDAVMTWSEREILQTKDFEQMTADELDAARREIARFRLPVMEVPTRRFALHPHGRRIDMRKTLRQSLRGGGGSIDIARKKRIRRHPPLVILCDISGSMSRYSRMLLLFMHAITNDRDRVHSFVFGTRLTNITRYLRHKDVDIALDRIGDLVEDWSGGTRIGHALHDFNTHWSRRVLGQGPVVLLITDGLDRDAGEGLAPEIERLHKSCRRLIWLNPLLRFERYQPITRGARAIIRHVDDFRTVHNLSSLRELADVLGQPPSRRSGELLEWNRQSEGG; from the coding sequence ATGCATTTCGCCCGGACGCTTCGCACGGCTGGGCTGCCGGTGGGGCCGGGTCGGGTGCTTGCCGCCCTGCGTGCAGTGGAAGCTGCCGGCGTTTCCAGCCGACAGGACCTGTACTGGACCCTGTTTGCGGTGTTCGTCAACCGGCAGGACCAGCGCGAACTGTTCGACCAGTGTTTCCATGTCTACTGGCGCGATCCGAAGCTGCTCGAACGCATGATGCACATGCTGCTGCCGACCCTGCAACCTGAACAGCAGCAGCAGACCGAAGACATCAATCGCCGGGTCGCCGAAGCGCTCGCGCCGGAGAAGACCCCGGGACAGGGAGAGTCTCCCGAAGACGAAGAAGACCCGCATATCGAACTCGACGCCGTGATGACGTGGTCGGAAAGGGAAATTCTCCAGACGAAGGACTTCGAGCAGATGACGGCCGACGAACTCGATGCCGCCCGGCGCGAGATCGCCCGTTTCCGGCTGCCGGTGATGGAGGTGCCGACCCGGCGCTTTGCCCTGCACCCGCACGGTCGCCGCATCGACATGCGCAAGACCCTGCGCCAGTCGCTGCGTGGTGGCGGCGGTTCCATCGACATCGCCCGCAAGAAGCGCATCCGCCGTCATCCGCCCCTGGTCATTCTTTGCGACATTTCCGGCTCGATGAGCCGCTATTCGCGCATGCTGCTGTTGTTCATGCACGCGATCACCAATGATCGCGACCGCGTGCACTCTTTCGTCTTCGGCACGCGACTGACCAACATCACCCGCTATCTGCGCCACAAGGATGTCGACATCGCGCTCGATCGCATTGGCGATCTTGTCGAGGACTGGTCGGGTGGTACGCGTATCGGTCACGCGCTGCACGACTTCAATACACACTGGTCCCGGCGGGTTTTGGGACAGGGACCCGTGGTATTGCTCATCACCGACGGACTGGATCGTGACGCGGGCGAGGGACTCGCGCCCGAGATCGAACGCCTGCACAAGAGTTGTCGACGGTTGATCTGGCTCAACCCCCTGCTGCGCTTCGAGCGCTACCAGCCGATCACTCGCGGTGCGCGTGCCATCATCCGCCATGTTGACGATTTCCGCACCGTTCACAATCTGTCAAGTCTGCGCGAACTTGCCGACGTGCTCGGCCAGCCGCCGAGCCGGCGGTCCGGGGAGCTGCTGGAATGGAACCGCCAGTCCGAAGGAGGATAG
- a CDS encoding XdhC family protein — MEPQEDLLRLASSWKEEGRKVAMATVVSTWGSSPRPAGSQLVVDDADHMQGSVSGGCIEGAVIREARECMAGAPPRLLSFGVSNEQAWEVGLACGGKVEVYVEALA, encoded by the coding sequence ATGGAACCGCAAGAGGACTTGCTGCGTCTTGCCTCGTCATGGAAGGAAGAAGGGCGCAAGGTCGCCATGGCGACCGTGGTCTCGACCTGGGGATCGAGCCCGCGGCCAGCCGGTAGCCAGCTTGTGGTGGATGATGCCGACCATATGCAGGGCTCCGTTTCGGGGGGGTGTATCGAGGGGGCGGTCATCAGGGAAGCGCGCGAATGCATGGCTGGCGCCCCGCCCCGGCTCCTGTCGTTTGGCGTCAGCAACGAGCAGGCGTGGGAAGTGGGGTTGGCCTGCGGCGGCAAGGTCGAGGTCTATGTCGAGGCGCTGGCATGA
- a CDS encoding XdhC family protein produces MKTDLLVALNEARAAKKRTALVRLLESHEQALVVEDEVVSGTLDEDGREQVRIGLRQDRSKTVDLAAGRAFIQVFNPPLRLAIVGAVHISQALAPMARLTGYDVSIIDPRGTFATEERFPGIALLDDWPDEAMQELDPDRRTAVVTLTHDPKLDDPALDVALRSEAFYIAALGSRRTHAGRIERLKALGHGEAAIARIHGPAGLDIGAVSPQEIAISVLAEMTAALRKEPG; encoded by the coding sequence ATGAAGACCGACCTCCTTGTCGCCCTCAACGAGGCGCGTGCCGCCAAGAAGCGTACCGCACTGGTCCGTCTGCTTGAGAGCCATGAACAGGCGCTGGTGGTCGAGGACGAGGTGGTGAGCGGTACGCTCGACGAGGATGGTCGCGAACAGGTGCGCATCGGCCTGCGCCAGGATCGCTCGAAAACGGTCGATCTTGCGGCCGGCCGGGCGTTCATTCAGGTATTCAACCCGCCCTTGCGTCTGGCGATCGTCGGTGCGGTACATATCAGTCAGGCCCTCGCACCGATGGCCCGGCTCACCGGCTACGATGTCAGCATCATTGATCCGCGTGGAACCTTCGCAACCGAGGAACGCTTTCCGGGGATCGCCCTGCTCGACGACTGGCCGGACGAGGCCATGCAGGAACTCGATCCCGACCGGCGCACCGCCGTAGTGACGCTCACGCATGATCCCAAGCTCGACGATCCCGCGCTCGACGTGGCATTGCGCTCCGAGGCGTTCTACATTGCAGCACTGGGCAGCAGGCGTACCCATGCCGGCCGTATCGAGCGCCTGAAGGCCCTGGGACACGGCGAGGCCGCCATCGCCCGTATCCATGGGCCGGCCGGGCTGGATATCGGTGCGGTGAGCCCGCAGGAGATTGCCATTTCGGTGCTTGCCGAAATGACTGCCGCGCTGCGCAAGGAGCCCGGCTGA
- a CDS encoding SDR family oxidoreductase: MMGVQERFRLDGKVAVVTGATKGIGFEICRVLADAGADIIAMGRDEGGLADVAREVEALGRKCHRVPVDLADAPAVKKAAARALEIAPDIDVLVNNAGIALNEPLLEATVENWDMTQAVNLRAPFLMAQAIVPQMIRRGAGKIVNVSSQTSQLALQDHGAYAASKNGLNALTKVMTIEWAKHNIQCNAVLPTVILTPMGEMVWGKPEKGDPMKARIPQGRFGSTTEVADVVLFLSTTASDMVNGETVLVDGGYTAQ; this comes from the coding sequence ATCATGGGTGTACAGGAACGCTTCCGTCTCGACGGCAAGGTCGCTGTCGTCACCGGTGCCACCAAGGGCATCGGCTTCGAGATCTGCCGCGTGCTGGCAGATGCCGGTGCCGACATCATCGCCATGGGTCGTGACGAGGGCGGGCTTGCGGACGTTGCCCGTGAGGTCGAGGCATTGGGACGCAAGTGTCATCGCGTGCCGGTGGATCTCGCCGACGCGCCGGCGGTGAAGAAGGCTGCTGCCCGAGCGCTGGAGATCGCCCCGGATATCGATGTGCTTGTCAACAATGCCGGCATCGCCCTCAATGAACCCCTGCTCGAAGCGACGGTCGAGAACTGGGACATGACCCAGGCGGTCAACCTGCGCGCACCTTTCCTGATGGCCCAGGCCATCGTACCGCAGATGATTCGCCGGGGGGCGGGCAAGATCGTCAATGTCTCGTCGCAGACCAGCCAACTCGCCCTTCAGGACCACGGTGCCTATGCCGCCTCGAAGAATGGCCTGAATGCGCTCACCAAGGTGATGACCATCGAATGGGCGAAGCACAACATTCAATGCAATGCCGTGTTGCCCACCGTCATCCTAACCCCCATGGGCGAGATGGTCTGGGGCAAGCCGGAAAAGGGCGATCCGATGAAGGCCAGAATCCCGCAGGGGCGCTTCGGCTCGACCACAGAAGTGGCCGATGTCGTACTCTTCCTCTCCACCACCGCCTCCGACATGGTCAACGGCGAAACCGTCCTCGTCGATGGCGGCTACACGGCGCAGTAG
- the tviB gene encoding Vi polysaccharide biosynthesis UDP-N-acetylglucosamine C-6 dehydrogenase TviB — protein MSEIKVHDFSLETAKLAVIGLGYVGLPLAVEFGKIHDVVGFDINPARIKALQDGHDATLEVSNEELKEARKLSYSSDPVDLEGCNIYIITVPTPIDDHKRPDLTSLIKASATIGKVLKRGDLVIYESTVYPGATEEDCVPVLERKSGLQFNEDFFAGYSPERINPGDKTHRLTTIIKVTSGSTPEVAEFVDSLYASIIKAGTHKASSIRVAEAAKVIENTQRDLNIALINELAVIFNRMGIETEAVLKAAGTKWNFLPFRPGLVGGHCIGVDPYYLTHKAESIGYHPQIILAGRRLNDGMGAYVAGQMVKALLRKRIHVQGARVLVMGLTFKENCPDLRNTRVVDVITELRDYGIEVDVFDPWVNAAEAEHEYGITPISQPGLACYDGIILAVAHNEFVDIGASGMRRLGRADHVLYDLKYVLPADQSDLRL, from the coding sequence ATGTCCGAGATCAAAGTGCATGATTTCTCCCTCGAAACCGCCAAGCTTGCAGTTATTGGCCTTGGCTATGTCGGGTTGCCGCTTGCGGTGGAATTCGGGAAGATCCACGACGTGGTTGGTTTCGACATCAATCCCGCGCGCATCAAGGCATTGCAGGACGGGCACGATGCAACGCTCGAAGTAAGCAACGAGGAACTCAAAGAGGCCAGGAAGCTCAGCTACTCGTCGGATCCCGTCGATCTCGAAGGGTGCAACATTTATATCATCACGGTGCCCACCCCGATCGACGACCACAAGCGCCCCGACCTGACGTCGCTGATCAAGGCGTCCGCGACCATAGGCAAGGTACTCAAGCGCGGTGACTTGGTGATCTACGAATCGACCGTTTACCCGGGTGCCACCGAGGAGGACTGCGTGCCGGTTCTCGAGCGCAAGTCGGGCCTGCAGTTCAACGAGGATTTCTTCGCCGGCTACAGCCCCGAACGGATCAACCCGGGCGACAAGACGCATCGACTGACGACGATCATCAAGGTCACCTCGGGCTCGACCCCCGAGGTCGCAGAGTTCGTCGACAGCCTCTATGCCTCGATCATCAAGGCGGGCACGCACAAGGCATCTTCGATCCGGGTAGCCGAGGCGGCGAAGGTCATCGAGAACACCCAGCGCGACCTGAACATCGCCTTGATCAATGAACTCGCGGTGATCTTCAACCGCATGGGCATCGAGACCGAAGCCGTCCTCAAGGCCGCGGGAACCAAGTGGAACTTCCTGCCTTTCCGCCCCGGTCTCGTTGGCGGTCACTGCATCGGCGTCGATCCGTATTACCTGACCCACAAGGCAGAATCGATCGGTTATCATCCGCAGATCATCCTCGCCGGACGGCGGCTGAACGACGGCATGGGGGCCTATGTGGCCGGGCAAATGGTCAAGGCCCTGCTGCGCAAGCGTATTCACGTCCAGGGCGCACGGGTTCTGGTGATGGGCCTGACCTTCAAGGAGAACTGCCCCGACCTGCGTAACACCCGCGTCGTCGACGTGATCACCGAGTTGCGGGATTACGGCATTGAGGTCGATGTCTTCGATCCCTGGGTCAACGCCGCCGAAGCCGAGCATGAATACGGCATAACACCGATCAGCCAGCCCGGGCTCGCCTGCTATGATGGCATCATCCTCGCCGTCGCACACAATGAGTTTGTCGATATCGGCGCGTCCGGCATGAGACGCCTGGGACGCGCCGACCATGTTCTCTATGATCTGAAATATGTCCTGCCCGCCGACCAAAGCGATCTGCGGTTGTAA